CTGGGCAAAGTTTTGGTGCATTTATTTTGGAAGGAATGAATATTTCTTTGATAGGAGAAGCTAATGACTATGTAGGCAAAGGAATTAACGGAGGTTCCATTTCGATTGTCCCCGAAATTATTAATGAAACATCTAGCACTCAGGTAATTCTTGGCAATACATGTCTATATGGAGCAACTGGTGGAAAATTATTCGCCCTTGGAATAGCAGGGGAACGTTTTGGTGTTCGCAATAGTGGAGCTCATGCTGTTATTGAAGGAGCGGGAGACCATTGCTGCGAATATATGACTGGAGGAGTTGTTGTTGTACTCGGAAAAACTGGAAGAAATATTGGAGCAGGAATGACTGGAGGCATAGCATTTATTCTTGACCAAAAAAATGAACTTGACTTAAGAATGAATAAAGAAATTGTTGAAGTGCATGATTTGACTGCAACTAACCAAGAACAATTCTTAAAGGACTTAATTATTGAATATCATCAGAAAACCAAAAGTCCTACAGCAAACAAGATTCTCTCAGATTGGTCTTCGTGGAAAAAATTATTTAAAATAGTAGTTCCCCCAAGCGAAAAAAATAAATTAGGCATTGAAGAAGCTCTTGAAAAAGCAACAATATAGAAAGACAAGAATGCCTATATTTATTAAGACAGAGAAGTTCAAAGAAAAAACCTTAGGATTATCAATTAGTGAAAGAAAAAAATTCTTATTAATGCATAAAAAATGGGTCATAGATATTAGTAAATCTGGACATTACATACATAGTGGATATTTAATAAATGAACAAAAAAAGCCAGGTGGAGGTGGTTTATTAATTTTTGAAGCGAAGAATTATTTAACAGCAAAAAAATTAATAGAAAATGATCCCATGATTAAGCATGAATTAGTTGTTTGGGATCTTCAAGAATGGATATCTATTGATGGGAGTCAACCAAAGTTTTCAAATCATCTTGGATGAGAGATCATTAATTTTTTAACTTCTCCTGCGTGATAACTACTTCTAGTTAATGGTGAGCTAATAACCTGTAAAAATCCTAATTTATTTTCTCCTTCAATACGGTAAACATCAAATTGCGAAGGAGATACAAATCTATTAACGGGCAAATGATTGGGTCCTGGTGATAAATATTGGCCAATAGTTACTATATCAACTTTATTTAAATGAAGATCTTTTAGGACACTCAAAATCTCATTATCTGTTTCCCCTAATCCAGCCATTAGGCCCGATTTTGTATAAACTTTTGGCCAACCTTCACGAACTCTTTTTAATAATTCCAAAGACCTTTC
The sequence above is drawn from the Prochlorococcus marinus str. MIT 1013 genome and encodes:
- a CDS encoding YciI family protein codes for the protein MPIFIKTEKFKEKTLGLSISERKKFLLMHKKWVIDISKSGHYIHSGYLINEQKKPGGGGLLIFEAKNYLTAKKLIENDPMIKHELVVWDLQEWISIDGSQPKFSNHLG